The Lycium ferocissimum isolate CSIRO_LF1 chromosome 8, AGI_CSIRO_Lferr_CH_V1, whole genome shotgun sequence DNA segment GGACCCAAATGGGCTAACCATGTAGCAGTAAGCACAGCTACAGCACCCAATTGTTGCACTAAAACGCTATGCTGTCGAAGTTGGTCCGGTTCCTTGGGCCGCGAGCTTATAAAACTGGCGTCACAATTAGCACTTTCCGCCAACGCCCCATTTCCACCATCCACGGTCTTTTGAAAGTCTCCAGACTGTAAAATTTTCCCAGTTTGGTTGAACAAATTCGCGCAATTTAAATAGTGAAAGGCGCACGATTGTAATCTCGTTACCATAGCCCCTTTGGCATTATGTTGAAGCTGATTAACCAAATCCAATGTCTGCCTCGCGCTTTTCTCTGAAAAGTCTATCGCGATTTGGCATAGACCAACAAGATCCGCGTTACTTGAACGCGGATCAGAATTATAAGCTTGTAGACATAAAGAAGGATTAGGTGACTTTGAACAAATCAAAGAGATTGGATATTTGCTCCTTGCGTGCGCATTATACATGCCTTGTATAACTAGAAATGTCAACAATAAAACTTTGTTAAAAGAAAATGCCATTTCTATGGCTTTTTTGTATCCGCTTGAACATTCTATCACAGTATTTATAATTCATTTCGTTTATGGATTCTATTAAGGTATGATCATTAGTAGAATATGGAGGAcaaagataaaaaggaaaagttttaACCAGATATTTATGAGCTCG contains these protein-coding regions:
- the LOC132066387 gene encoding pectinesterase inhibitor-like; the protein is MAFSFNKVLLLTFLVIQGMYNAHARSKYPISLICSKSPNPSLCLQAYNSDPRSSNADLVGLCQIAIDFSEKSARQTLDLVNQLQHNAKGAMVTRLQSCAFHYLNCANLFNQTGKILQSGDFQKTVDGGNGALAESANCDASFISSRPKEPDQLRQHSVLVQQLGAVAVLTATWLAHLGPVA